One Scleropages formosus chromosome 8, fSclFor1.1, whole genome shotgun sequence DNA window includes the following coding sequences:
- the opn4a gene encoding melanopsin-A has translation MGHKVYPFPTVDVPDHAHYIIGSFILAIGITGMVGNFLVIYAFSRSRSLRTPPNMFIINLAITDFLMCITQTPSFFINSMHKRWIFGEKGCELYAFCGALFGICSMITLMVIAVDRYFVITRPLASIGVLSCKRALLILTAVWAYSLGWSLPPFFGWSAYVPEGLLTSCSWDYITFSPSVRAYTMLLFTFVFFIPLIVIMYCYFFIFRAIRATNKAVSDINGSNCKDFVRRFHRLRNEWKTAKIALVVILLYVISWSPYSTVALTAFAGYANILTPYMNSIPAVIAKASAIHNPIIYAITHPKYRSAIAKYIPCLGALLCVRQKEHTYTSSFISTRRSTVTSQSSDVSGQLTRAGKPRLSSGSDSESGWTDTETDLSSTGSRPASRQVSCEISRDTAEVPAYKQQLSKVKLKSHDSGIFEKSSVDADDVSMAEMGQSDFGSPPSPFQHGQRQFGGRIYQHQATDIYPTETSSTFQ, from the exons ATGGGGCACAAGGTCTATCCTTTTCCCACTGTGGATGTGCCAGACCACGCCCACTACATCATTGGGTCGTTCATTCTTGCTATCGGGATCACCGGGATGGTTGGCAACTTCCTGGTAATCTATGCCTTCAGCAG GAGCAGGAGTCTAAGGACACCCCCTAATATGTTCATCATCAACTTGGCCATCACAGACTTCCTTATGTGTATAACCCAGACTCCCAGCTTCTTCATCAACAGCATGCACAAAAGATggatctttggagaaaaag GTTGCGAGCTCTATGCCTTCTGTGGTGCCCTGTTCGGGATTTGCTCTATGATCACTCTCATGGTCATAGCTGTGGATCGCTACTTTGTCATCACGAGACCGCTGGCCTCCATTGGGGTGTTGTCATGCAAACGAGCCCTGCTCATCCTCACTGCTGTCTGGGCCTACTCATTGGGCTGGAGTTTGCCACCTTTCTTCGGCTGGA GTGCCTATGTTCCCGAAGGTCTACTGACCTCCTGTTCCTGGGACTACATAACCTTCAGCCCCTCTGTCCGTGCATACACCATGCTGCTCTTCACCTTTGTCTTCTTCATCCCTCTCATTGTCATCATGTACTGCTATTTCTTCATCTTCCGTGCCATCCGTGCTACCAACAA AGCTGTGAGCGACATCAACGGAAGCAACTGCAAGGACTTCGTTCGGAGATTTCATCGCTTGAGGAATGAGTGGAAAACGGCCAAGATTGCCCTGGTTGTGATCCTTCTCTATGTAATTTCCTGGTCCCCCTACTCCACAGTGGCACTGACAGCCTTTGCAGG GTATGCCAACATCCTCACCCCTTACATGAACTCCATCCCTGCTGTGATAGCCAAGGCTTCTGCCATCCACAACCCCATCATATACGCTATCACGCACCCAAAATACAG GTCAGCCATTGCCAAATACATCCCGTGCCTTGGCGCCCTGCTCTGTGTCCGACAAAAGGAGCACACCTACACCAGCAGTTTCATATCCACACGCCGTTCGACTGTCACCAGCCAGAGTTCCGACGTCAGCGGTCAGCTCACCCGTGCTGGGAAGCCTCGTCTCTCCTCTGGCTCCGACAGCGAGTCT GGCTGGACAGATACCGAGACAGACCTTTCCAGCACTGGCTCGCGCCCTGCCAGTCGCCAAGTGTCCTGTGAGATTAGCAGGGACACCGCAGAAGTGCCGGCCTACAAGCAGCAACTCTCCAAGGTCAAGCTGAAGAGCCATGATTCAGGGATCTTTGAGAAG AGCTCAGTTGATGCAGATGATGTCTCCATGGCTGAGATGGGTCAGTCTGACTTCGGTTCCCCTCCTTCT CCGTTCCAGCATGGCCAACGACAGTTTGGGGGCAGGATTTATCAACATCAGGCCACTGACATCTATCCCACGGAGACCTCTTCCACCTTCCAGTGA